Proteins from a genomic interval of Pararge aegeria chromosome 26, ilParAegt1.1, whole genome shotgun sequence:
- the LOC120635236 gene encoding uncharacterized protein LOC120635236 has protein sequence MDYEKFRMLVEILRPYIQKKTTNYRSTISIEERLTICLRFLTVGSSFKSLAFNYRVGYSTVRSIVYETCAAIWKVLQPIVMPKPTEETWSQIEEGFKNIWQFPNCIGALDGKHVQIRSPHNSGSQFYNYKKSFSTVLLAVVDANYKFVIVDVGAYGRNSDGGILSNSKLGQKLNNTLHIPQNKCLPSTNKEIPHVFVADEAFPLTNNIMRPFPGNVIRGDEQKKIFNYRLSRARRMVESAFGIMVQKYEVFQRPLKVQPHHLDKIILACTCLHNFLIDEKYIHTQSHESNQSEIIFQDFEQLNEEEEDGSNVTESMKIRDEFKKYFSSEAGSVHWQDNIINRRC, from the exons ATGGATTATGAAAAATTTCGAATGCTTGTGGAAATTTTACGTCCATATATTCAAAAGAAGACCACTAATTATCGTTCAACCATTTCTATTGAGGAACGCTTAACCATTTGTTTAag atttttgaCTGTAGGCAGTAGTTTCAAATCCTTGGCTTTCAACTACCGCGTGGGTTACAGCACAGTTCGGTCAATAGTGTATGAAACTTGTGCTGCAATTTGGAAAGTATTGCAGCCTATTGTCATGCCGAAGCCAACAGAGGAGACTTGGTCGCAAATTGAAGAAGGGTTCAAAAATATTTGGCAATTCCCGAACTGCATTGGAGCACTGGATGGCAAGCATGTACAAATACGATCGCCCCATAACAGTGGAAGTCAGTTTTACAACTACAAGAAATCATTTAGTACCGTATTGTTAGCCGTTGTAGACGCAAATTACAAATTTGTTATAGTTGATGTTGGTGCATACGGCCGCAATAGTGATGGCGGTATATTGTCAAATTCTAAGttaggacaaaaattaaataatacacttCATATACCTCAGAATAAGTGTTTACCATccacaaataaagaaataccacACGTATTCGTAGCCGATGAAGCATTTCCGTTAACCAATAATATAATGAGACCTTTCCCTGGAAATGTCATTAGAGGTGAcgagcagaaaaaaatattcaattatagaCTGAGCCGAGCCCGACGCATGGTGGAGAGTGCATTTGGAATAATGGTACAGAAGTATGAAGTTTTTCAAAGACCACTAAAAGTGCAACCTCATCATCTAGACAAGATCATACTTGCTTGTACTTGTTTACACAATTTTCTTattgatgaaaaatatattcatactcAATCTCACGAGTCGAATCAATctgaaattatatttcaagATTTTGAACAGCtaaacgaagaagaagaagacggaAGTAATGTAACTGAAAGTATGAAGATACGAgatgaattcaaaaaatattttagttcagAAGCTGGGTCTGTTCATTGGCAAGACAATATAATAAATCGACGTTGTTAA
- the LOC120635235 gene encoding protein ALP1-like: MDSVEATLVTLSLVLLLRKQPKRRQRKQRQYWMHPFNKERLLSGHHVTTFKILKSYDLKFRSCYRMSYSTFCELLSIVKPELTRRNTVMRQCISAEERLTITLRYLATGCNFTDLHLDFKCGHTTARTIVKETVEVIWKKVKDISMPEPTEELHLETAEGFMKHANFPNLIGAIDGKHIRIIKPCHTGSEYYNYKHFFSIVLLAICDANYNFIDIDVGCYGKSSDSTIHDSSEWVKKLRQGNYNLPQPRPISNNGIPIPFSFIGDEGFALSQHLQRPYAGKHLPRKKRIYNYRLTRARRYIECTFGILSNKFKIFNRPINVNVDFATNIVKACCVLHNFIRKRDGYKFDHTLSIVGFQDPPASDNLLLIGRRRSELSGTAIRNIYTDYFTGVGSVPWQDSKI, translated from the exons ATGGACTCCGTTGAGGCAACATTAGTCACGTTGTCTTTGGTGCTGCTTTTACGTAAGCAGCCGAAGCGCAGGCAACGAAAGCAGCGTCAATATTGGATGCACCCATTTAATAAAGAGAGATTACTCAGTGGACATCATGTAACAacgtttaaaatactaaaatcctATGATCTCAAATTCAGAAGTTGTTATAGAATGTCATATTCGACGTTTTGTGAATTGCTTTCCATTGTAAAACCAGAGTTGACACGCAGAAATACAGTGATGAGACAATGTATATCAGCTGAAGAACGACTAACAATAACTTTAAG GTACTTAGCAACTGGATGTAATTTCACAGATCTTCATTTGGACTTTAAATGTGGACATACTACTGCACGTACGATTGTAAAGGAAACTGTGGAAGTAATATGGAAAAAAGTAAAAGACATCTCCATGCCAGAGCCAACAGAAGAATTACATTTAGAAACCGCTGAAGGATTTATGAAACATGCTAATTTTCCTAACTTAATTGGAGCAATAGATGGAAAacatataagaattataaaaccaTGTCATACCGGCTCAGaatattacaattacaaacattttttttccatcgtTTTGTTAGCAATATGTGACGCTAATTACAATTTCATAGATATAGATGTCGGATGTTATGGAAAGAGCTCAGATTCAACAATACATGACAGCAGCGAATGGGTAAAAAAGTTACGacaaggaaattataatttacctcAACCAAGACCTATATCTAACAATGGAATACCTATACCGTTTTCGTTTATTGGCGACGAAGGATTTGCTTTATCACAACACTTGCAAAGACCATACGCTGGTAAACATTTACCACGAAAGAAGAGAATATATAATTACCGTTTGACGCGCGCAAGGCGTTATATTGAATGTACGTTTGGTATATTgagtaacaaatttaaaattttcaaccgGCCCATAAACGTTAATGTAGATTTTGCTACGAATATTGTTAAAGCGTGTTGCGTATTGCACAATTTTATACGTAAGCGAGATGGGTACAAGTTTGATCACACTTTGAGTATAGTCGGATTCCAAGATCCACCTGCCAgtgataatttacttttaattggaAGACGAAGATCAGAACTAAGTGGTACTGCAATCCGAAACATATATACTGACTATTTCACCGGTGTAGGTTCTGTACCGTGGCAAGAttcaaaaatttga
- the LOC120635237 gene encoding uncharacterized protein LOC120635237, whose product MENRASVQHRQVESAVVRHMRKMESFDTESFIMAIQNRPVIWDSRLPEYSNKIAKRKAWEEINEIFDSEFGEKTNKEKNACAIELQKKWKSLKDCFNRERLKEKNCPSGSGAKPRKQYVYYKLLSFLQPLTEIRPPSRPTVTEENDSEGCLESFVIPKSKKLKTSDGVDDAQNKLYEILTEKLNKATPAIQHPDQHFLLSLFPHFNSIKEEYKLDAKAEMINLLRKYNNMAQTSAYTSHYGYQSGYQSYDTTPARTSNESSVSQLINSYHSAPTPAGANVNTAGSSLQHNDNDNEYNYSNDDSTQDSIITNLYSP is encoded by the exons ATGGAGAACCGAGCATCAGTGCAACACAGACAGGTCGAGAGTGCTGTTGTCCGTCACATGCGTAAAATGGAGTCGTTCGACACTGAATCATTTATTATGGCAATTCAGAACCGTCCTGTAATATGGGACTCGCGTCTTCCTGAGTATTCGAATAAGATTGCAAAAAGAAAGGCATGGGAagagataaatgaaatatttgattcAGAATTTggagaaaaaacaaataaagaaaagaatgcTTGTG CTATTGAACTCcagaaaaaatggaaaagtttaaaagattGCTTTAACAGAGAACggctgaaagaaaaaaattgtcccAGTGGGTCCGGGGCTAAACCCAGAAAACAATATGtttactataaattattgtcatttttacaACCTTTGACCGAAATCAGACCACCAAGTCGACCTACAGTTACTGAGGAAAACGACTCCGAAGGCTGTTTGGAATCTTTTGTTATTCCAAAATCAAAGAAGCTTAAAACAAGTGATGGCGTTGATGATGCACAAAACAAATTATACGAAATTCTAACTGAGAAATTGAACAAAGCCACGCCCGCCATTCAACATCCAGatcaacattttttactttcactttttccacattttaattccataaaagaagaatataaactCGATGCGAaagctgaaatgataaatttgcTTCGCAAATATAACAATATGGCACAAACGTCTGCATACACCAGTCACTATGGATATCAGTCTGGATACCAAAGCTACGACACAACTCCTGCTCGTACAAGCAATGAAAGTAGTGTGTCGCAACTAATAAATAGCTACCACTCGGCGCCAACGCCTGCTGGTGCCAATGTCAATACTGCAGGTAGTTCATTGCaacataatgataatgataatgaatataattacaGTAATGATGATTCTACACAAGATTCTATTATCACAAACCTATATTCGCcgtaa